attaaaactacaaagtaaataaaacaaaaacaaactaaaaactgTTTTTAAAGCCTCTCAAGAGGTCTAATAACATCTGCAATTTAAAGAAAATGCTGGAGCAAACTGCCATGGAGATCACTGTGATCTCCTCTTTGTGAAGTTTAGAAGGCGGTCCCATCCCTCCCTCATTTTAGTGGCTCCATCTGAAATCATTGCCTGTTCCATATGAACTTGGATGTTTGCAATCCAGGAAATGATGGTCAGTCCAGTCTATAACCACAGTTTTCCAAAATTAAGGTTTCAGTGACAAGGGTCTGAAAAAGAAACTTTAGTAAGACATTGTTCTCCTCTCATTTATCTAGGACTACCAGGAATATCTTAATCTTGaatattcactttttttaaaaaaattatttatttattcccttttgttgcccttgctgtttttaatgttgtagttattattgatgttgtcattgttggataggacagagagaaatggagagaggagcggaagacagagggggagagaaagatagacacctgcacacctcctTCACCGCTTTAACAGAAGATAGAAATTCCAAACTACTTCTTGACTTGATGAGAAAAACATGTTCGTTCACCTGCTCCTCTTTGGGGCCCTGGTACATAGCAGTGGAAAAGGAAGTCAGTTTGATgacagagtgtcttgcagacacttattataaggatgagaaagagaggcaggctgggagcatggatcaacctggcaatgcccatgttcagcagggaagcaattacagaaaccagaccttccaccttctgcaccccacaatgaacctgggtccctactcccagaggcataaaaaatagggaagctatcaagggaggcgattggatatggagctctgggggtggacaaTGTGTCAATGAGTTATCACCTTATGCCATGTGTCAGCACACCACACACTCTACCAAATTTGTCACTAAAAAATACTGTTCatctggaattggcgtattgcaccaaagtaaaagactctggggtgggtggggggcagtgtacaggtccaaaaaggatgacagaggacttagtgggagttgtattattatgtgaaaaactgagaaatgttatgcatgtacaaactattgtatttactgttaaatgtaaaacattaatcccccaataaagaaattaatgtgtctcttatcctatagtcttatcaatcttttcattttataaataaaaaaataattttaaaaaagtaaccaaaAAAATTGTatacatgtgtcaacaactgtgttgTAAACCATTCACTTCTCAGTAGTGGGAAATAAAAGTTtgaattagaaaaacaaaactcTTATTCTTTTGAGTTCCTGCTTTAATTACTGCAAAGAATGGAGTAATATTGACAAAGAAACCAAAATAGCAAGGAAATGACCCTGACTGAGGTCAAGGAGGTGACAAAACAGAAGCACATGGAAACTTTTTCCTCATCATCACCAGGATAGTCTCTCCTCAGTGCACCAAGGAGAGACTGGGTGCTTGCAGAGAGGATCCTGGTGTTTCTGACAACATTGTTTATAATTGTGTGTGCCCAAATTGTACAGGTGGAGATTTGAAACTACCTCTCTCAGCATCTTCTTTGCAGAGGATTTTGTGGATTTCTCTATTGCTGCTCTTCCTCTCAACCACCAAATCCATGGGGTCATGTTGATAAATATGGAAATACAGAGATCATCTCTATGCTATTTCTAATGACTTACTTGTTTTATTAActaaagagagaactagagtatcataTGCAGTGTTAGGGAGAGGATTCAAAATTAAATGATTGCAAGTCCTATCTGTTTCTACCATGTCGTTTTTCAAGgagtcatatatttttaaaaaattaaccacTTTTTTctaatactctggtttctcttcatatTGTACATATCTTTTGCCTTTTAATCACTTCTTTTGAGAAACAATGTAGAAaaccattgttgttgtagattaaTCACCTTATACCTTGTGTCAGGACACCACACACTCCACCAAATTTGTCACTAAAAAATTACTGTTTatctggagttggcgtattgcaccaaagtaaaagactctggggtgggtggaggggagtgtacaggtccaaaaaggatgacagaggacttagtgggggttgtattattatgtgaaaaactagaaatgttatgcatgtacaaactattgtatttactgttaaatgtaaaacattaatcccccaataaagaaattaaaaaaaattcccaccGGGGATccatctgaagggaggatggacaacatactctatgccacacctgaggaagatgggtcctgatattgggcagcttggaattctcctactcatgaccacagaatgtgagctcagatctacagtaatgcagaggtcacataggctcctaagctgaatatgccccccagatcaaatcaaatagatggggtttacagtcaacaatatttatacacctttcccattttagggagctactctcttccctaatccaactttctatcctttttctagccatgacatcatctccccagacaataacttggatccacctgcatatcagatttcaggctcagggaaaaaacaacaacaacaaaaaaaactagtatagccacaggccctttggaataaaactaaaatatgcctactagctatctacaaatggagaccccctccaactcttcatctgcactatttcaacctttaagttcatgaaTGATCAAAAATTTatgtggctttgtatgttaactctcttttcagccaccaagttccagatgctagcaggatgttgaccagacttccctggacagacaaccccaccaatgtgtcctaaagctctgattccccagagcctcatcctactaaggaaagagagagacagactgagagtaggatcgacctgtcaatgctgatgttcagtggggaagcaattgcagaagccgaaccttccaccttctgcatcccacaatgaccttgggtccatactcccagagggataaagaataggaaagttatcaagggaggggatgggatacagagttctagtggtgggaactgtgtagagttgtacccctcttatcctatggtttagtcaatgtttcctttttatgaataaataaatatttttttagaaagtgGCTATCAAAAATATTgctgaaaaagataaaataataaaagttaaaacttGACTATATTGCCAAAAGTATTATATTGATTCAGTGCAATCACTATCAGAATTCCATAGCATTGTTCAAATATCTAGAACAAACGTTACCTAAATGTATATGAATAATAAAATTATCAATGGTTCTGAATTACCAGTGGTTCCCTAGCAGAAACGGAGGTATTGACTTCTTGACTACAAATTATACTAAAAAGCCAGATTCATCAAATCagtgtggcattttttttttctttgtatcctGTATTTGAGTGAGATCTCCTCGTGTTGACCTCCTTCTGGCTTCTTTTGCTTAGCATGATTTTCTCCAAATccatccatatatagcaaaaggCAACAACCCATCCTTCCATCTTGTATAGAATGAAACAGACCAGGAAACAGACAATAACCAATGAAAACACAACTTGAAATCCTGATGCATAACTAAAGCTGCCCAACagggaggaaatggagagaatgTTTGGGACAGACACTGACATTCTGGTAGTAGACACAATGTGAGTTTGTATTAATGCATCCATTTTAAAGAGTGgaattaaagaatagggaaacttccaatggaggggatgggatccagaactctgatgaagggaactgtatggaattgtacccctcttaccccagaatcttgttaatcattatgaaattactaataaactttttttaagtgGAATTGTTCACAAACAATCTATTCAGTCTTTTAAACTAACATTACTTGATTTTAAAAGAACAGTGTGAAATTGTaatcaaaacagaaacaaatgccAATGGAATAGAATGGAGAATACAGAAAGAAACACTCGGATATATGGAGTGTTAATGCATGACAATGATTCCAAGAGCATAAAAGAGAGGAAGTCTCTTTTTAATCATGGAAAGTCTGAATAAACAGATGCAGAAAGAATATAACTGGATTATGCCTCGTATTATGTACGAAAGGTAACCCACGACTTCTTTTTTCTTGATTGTCTTATTAgaaggttagtggtttacagttaggTTGTAGgctcatgggtataatttctcaactCACCAAGACAGATATCTACAAAACACACTCACCTCCAAGAAGGCCCACCATcctcatgtgccaggacctgtaAAACTTCCCTCCACCCACTCTCTCCTTGTCCATTTTCCACAAAGTCCCTTGCATTGGAGCCTTGtaccaacccagtccaagttttagcttttgtttccactttctgttcttctttcttaagttctgtctatgagtgagatcatcccagaaTTATCCTtatcttctggcttatctcacttggtatgattccttcaagctccatccaaaaggaGGTGAAGATGTTGattttatcattattacttgcagagtagtattccattctacaTATACACAACAAAAGTCTTAGCCTCTCATCTCTTGTTGGCACCTAGGTTGTTCCAAAATACGCTGAGtgtctgtcttataaaatacactgaagaaaaaaatatttgataatGACCACAGGATATCTTCAGTATTTTGATATCAACAACAAGCCAAATAAGAGCAAAATAAACATAGGGAATCACAATAATTTCAAAAGCTTCTCCACACTGACAGAAATTACTGATAAAATGAAAAGGCACCTCTCTGAAGGggagaaaatattttacatacTGTAACTCTGGGGAAAAAAGGTAACAACCAATATGATTCAAAAAATATACAatcaaaacttttttaaaaaattaaaaatgaagatgAACAATGAACAAAATGTTCTATCAAAGAAATACAGGTGGATACCagatatatggaaaaaaaaacaatgtcatCTGTTATCATTAGAAAAAGCACACAGAGCAGTTATGATGGCTTCATTAAATTACAAGACCTGGGTGGGAGTCCTTATTTCCAGGGTCAGACTTGAATTCCAGCAGGCATCCCTCTCCCTCAGACCCAGATGGACAGGTGGCCATTGCATTCTGTCCGGGAACTGTGACTCCTTTCTTTCCGCTCAGCTCAGTGTCATCCGTCAGCGCTCTCTGGAGCACTTCTCGGAGTGATTTCCGAGCCTGGGGCTGCCTGTGTCGTCCCACGAAGAAATAGATGATGGGATTCACCACACTGTTCATGGCAGAGAGCAAGTAGAGGACAGGCAGTACTGTGTCAGAGTGGCTCACTGCTGAGGAGAGCCTATAGGCCATCAAGCCTGCACCAAGGGGCAGGCCCAGCAGCAGGAAGACCAGCACACTGAGCAGGATGGTCACATAGAGTCTGGTGGGCGGGCTCCTCCTGGAGCCGCACTGGACCCGGATGAGCAGAGTcaggcaggacacacagagcacCAGGAAGGTGATGAAAGACACCCCATCCAAGACCAAATAGAAGACGTCACAAGAGAAGCCAACCATATATTCACACAGAAGCTGAAATGCCCCAGAAAATAATGCCAGTGCCCAGATGAGGGCACACAGGATGGAGGAGAGGCGCTGGGGGCGGTGGCATCTGTACCAGAGGGGCCAGAGCACAGAGACACAGCGCTCGGTGCTGACGGCCATCAGCAGACTCAGACCCACCAGGAAAGAAGTGAGCTTGACTGCTTCTAACAGCTCCGTATTCACATCTTCGTAAATTTGTGAAAGAATTAGTATGAGCCAGATGCTGTTGCATAAGAGGAAGGTGAAGTCCGCACAGGCCAAGTTGAGGATGTAGACAGAGAAGGGGTTCCTCTTCACGCAGAACCCCAGCAGCCAGATGACAACCCCATTCCCCACAGAGCCACAGAGCCCAAGGAGCACTGTCAGCAGGAAAACTATGTTTCTGAAATCAAAAGAGACCGGGGACCTGTCTCCACTGGGTGTACCTATCTTTGATATGTTTACCTCTGTTAGAGGCCCATCTCCACTCATTGTTTCTAAATCTGAAGGTTTTGGAATATGAAAATATCCTGGATAGTGCAGCACACTAGACTCGTTACCAGGTTGTGGTGAAAATAAACCATCAGTGTAGTTTCCATATTTGGTGTAGTTTCCATATTCAAATACCATCTCCCAGTCCTGCTCCATGCTCAGTAAAGATCAAAATATGAAAGGAGTCAGAGGCACTGAGTTCAGAGGCACGACACACACTGCAGCTCAGACTTCCCAGCAGCCTCAAGAACACAGGGTGTGACTCTTGGGAGATCCTCCCAGCCAGGACCTGCTCCCACAGCCTGGAGGCTACAACACCACAAATGAGTGTATTAGCTTAGGCCTAAAACCACTAAAGGTATAGAAGTAAAGAAATTCTTTGACATTTGTCTTAGAGATGTCTTTATAGGCTCCACTCCAactgcaaaattaaaaaaaaaaaagaaagaaaggtaaaaatcAACAAACAGGAATGTAACAAGATAAATGTAGCAAGTTAAAAATAAATCCCTATACTACTGATGAAATTTTGATCAAAGTACTGACATTGTACTAAATGGGAAATATATTTGTACAtcttataacaataaaaaatttagtaTACAAAAATCATCTATTGAATCTAAAACATGACCAACCTTATAATAGTGTTCAGAATATCAGGACAGACACTTTTCCAAAGACATACAAATGGCCAATTGGCTCAAGGGAAAATGCTGATCTTAACTATTATTAGCGAAATACAAAACAGAATCCCAAGGAGACACCATTTTACAGGTTAGCTACATCACAAAGATAAGAAGCATTGTACAGGGTGAGGAGAAAGAAGAATGCAATACAGTGCTGGAGGGAATAAACGTTGGTGGAGCCTCCATGGAAAACAATATGagaacctaccctataaccctgtaatccctttcctggggatatattctcaggagacaaacatgcctatccaaaaagatctgtgtatacctatgttcatagcagcataatttgtagcagccaaagcctggaagcaacccaggtgtccaacagcagatgagtggctgagcaagttgagaTATACAAACAAAATGGAATTCTATTCAGTTATCAAAATCCATGGATTCTCTAtctcatcttgtatggagcttgaaggaatcatgtgaagtgtgataaaccagaaaaaaaaaaggagggatatggcatgatctcattcataaacagaagttgagaaataaggacagaagggaaaacacaaaacagaacttgcatTGACTTGGCATATCGCAGTAAAgaaaaaggactctgggaggggaagggggtttcaggtcctagaacatgatgatgggggtgggggggtgttttgcagcaaattgagaaattttacacagctACCAACTGCTGtgtttactgccaactgtaaactaTAAATCCGccccccaaaaataaattaaataaagggatCGCTATCATATAATCCAGTTAAAACTAGGCATATATTCAAAGAGTATATAAACACAAATTTTGAAAGATACCCGCAGGGTTGGGTGGTAACTCACTTGGCAGGATGAAAATGTTACCATGTACCTGGACTTGAGttcaaggttttttttccccactggtgAGTGGGAGAGGGGGGGAGTTTGCTTTTTATTAGTGGTGGAGCACTGCTGCTTAtttcttctctacctctctatttctttatctctcaTCTCAATCTTTACTACTGTCTATCTATCAtgatctatccaaaaataaaaaagatactgaGAGTGATGGAGTTcaacagacaccaag
The window above is part of the Erinaceus europaeus unplaced genomic scaffold, mEriEur2.1 scaffold_833, whole genome shotgun sequence genome. Proteins encoded here:
- the LOC132536662 gene encoding mas-related G-protein coupled receptor member X1-like — encoded protein: MEQDWEMVFEYGNYTKYGNYTDGLFSPQPGNESSVLHYPGYFHIPKPSDLETMSGDGPLTEVNISKIGTPSGDRSPVSFDFRNIVFLLTVLLGLCGSVGNGVVIWLLGFCVKRNPFSVYILNLACADFTFLLCNSIWLILILSQIYEDVNTELLEAVKLTSFLVGLSLLMAVSTERCVSVLWPLWYRCHRPQRLSSILCALIWALALFSGAFQLLCEYMVGFSCDVFYLVLDGVSFITFLVLCVSCLTLLIRVQCGSRRSPPTRLYVTILLSVLVFLLLGLPLGAGLMAYRLSSAVSHSDTVLPVLYLLSAMNSVVNPIIYFFVGRHRQPQARKSLREVLQRALTDDTELSGKKGVTVPGQNAMATCPSGSEGEGCLLEFKSDPGNKDSHPGLVI